ATTGCACCTAAATATcagtttaaatttttatataatacaaagtaaaaagaaaaataaacaagcGTTACAACTAGAAACATATATTGTGCTATATCATATTGTAAATCTGTCTgacttaataattttaaatattacatatataaatcaaaataattaatttatataagatattcattattatttttgcatTGTGTAATTTGTTAattcatttaaataattaatatcaaaatttatgtaaattaaagaaataaatgtttcatatacctttttgacttctcaatgaAGGAGCTACCCTAACGTTGTCAGCATTAGCAATTGCatctgtaataaaaaaaatattttttcctcaaTGATCCAGATATAACCAATcaattataatataaagtaCAAGTGTGAAAGTTAATAacaaaaacaataaataaaaacatacatgtaatacaatattaaagtattaaaaattaatatttctttctttcaatttttaaaaccgATTAATGTAGTttctaatgtaaataaaaacatGTACATCTATCGCCAAGTTTAACCAAGTTCTGTCACAAAAATATTGCCAAATTTATGAGTTAAAGAACCTGCGAGACAAAGATCTAACCAATATTTAAGTTCAGAAAACAAATAACGATacatttcatttaaataatCAAAAAGCCGACTACGAGAAAGTAACATACGGAAGTCTTTTACAATGAATATACTTGGTTAGGTTTCACTTTTACTCACGTCCTCCATACTCCCAGAAAGGCACGCTTGCATCTTTTTGTGCGAGATATGGTGGCTTAAACGAATATTTATATTCGAATTTCCGATGAGGTATTTCAATCAAAACCACATTAGTTACACAAAatagatgaaaaattaaaagccACCTCACCTCGGCGGCCATCTTCATTTCGACTGTCGAGTCGAAAGTAAATTGGCCATGGTCGACCCTATTACCGGTTGAAACGATTGGTGGAACCCTTTGAATTCTCTTATGATTGGTGTATTATCAATGACGTGTCAGTTTTGTGGCCACATTTCAAAGATTTCGCCTTCCATTGCGaacttttttattcttttgttaaggagatttttattattattcagtaTTCGATTTAGTAAACAATATGTTTTTTataagaaactcataattttccatCAATGAAGATTATGTTTTTAATAAATGTTCATACGCTTCTGAGGATGTGTCATATGAGAACATGGAGTTATTACGAATAAAGTGTCGGATGGATGTGACAATTAGCAAAGATTTTATGGATAAATGTACTACATTTAATATGATTATTCTAATAAAATCATTTTTGATAATTATACATCAAAGTCATGTAACTTTTCGAAAACTTTAtatattcgatcgaaataattttatttacacttttCTCACCGGGCAAGTAAATAGATTTGAATATCGAGAAGTTTTGAAAATCGGAGACTctataaatattgtttatatagattctttttaaagaaattaaaatctgTTTAATGATACATCACTACAACTGGACCAAGGAAAGAATAGACTTGAGAGATTCCCACCAATCATCTTCATAAAGGAAATTCCCTTTCCACTACTGCTGGTGTGTAGTAATGGGATcaagtattaggtggaccggaaagtaatgtcgtttctgcgcatgtcactatttgattgtcatttgtcagctcattgtgtacattaaagtcgtagcaaagacattctgaggttatagtgacttgtttagttgtaaataattaaatttaaaatttttctttacaattttgggtgaaatggccagccaaataccagaagaggtacatatccggcagtgcatgctttttgagtttcgcaagggtagtaacacaatagttgctaccaaaaacatttgcgatgtttatccaaatgcattagacgttcgtaaatgccgaaggtggttttccaagttcaaatccggtaattttgatctttccgactcgtatcgatcaggaagaccaacaacgttagacaatgacgtgttaagtgcggaagtggaagcaaatctgTGTCAGACAATGGAGGAATTGTCAGTCTTAACCAACcgtggtcgaccatccaagaacatttgcagcagattgggaaagtaagcagagcaggtgtttgggtcccgcataatctgtccgaagagaacaaggctaaccgatccaccacatgcaacttattgcttcaacggcacaatacagaagcgttttttgatcgcttgatcaccggagatgaaaagtgggttctttatgataatccaaaacgcaaaaggcaggctaagccaggtttacaccccaaaaaggcccttttgtgtgtttggtggagtattcgcggcgttgttcattttgaagtgctgaaacctggacagactgtgaatgcagacctttactgtgaacaattagatcgtgtaaataaatctttaattgaaaagtggccagcgattgtcaacagaaaaggcgttattctgcaacacgataatgcaagaccgcactgcgcaagacgaaccttggcaaaaattaatgaattggggtgggaggtactgcctcacccaccatactcgcccgatgttgcaccatcggatttccatttattccgatcgcttcaacactttctaagtggcaaaagatttgcaaatttggatgatattcaaaatgccatctctgtatattttgctcaaaaaccaattgatttttatcgatccggcattgaaaatttgcacactagatggcaaaaggttgttgataatgagggtgattatatcattgattaaaaataaaaactcgttaaaaatttatgtgtttgaatttaatgtaaggaaacgacattactttccggtccccctaataatattaaaattgagaaaataaaatttttttattgtcagtttaaactttattatatattttcatgaTGACATAATTTTATTCCAAATGCTGAATCaagttaaattataatttaaattcaaaaagaaaaattgtattttattacacTACATTTATTATTGTATACAAAATTATGTTTTTAGGAATCCATGACATTGATAGTACATTttttaatgacttataatattAAGATATTtaggaaatttttattatttttatattgcattttataatattaaagcacaattaataaatattgataaaaataaaatcttaataattcataataagctactaataataataaatacttatCATTTATTTAGATCAATGCATACGACCTACtttgttaaatttaataaatattaatatgtggattttcatatatttagtaatatatttaaaataattaatgatGCATACACCACTTACTTGAATATAaactattattaataaaatacaaacattTATAATTCTCATTTAATACGATAAGGAAGGAAAATTTAACTTTAAAGTTTGCGTATTTTGATATGTTTTTATCTGTATTtgtttttcaaatgaaaaattaaaatcatcTGGAATTAGTGTTTTTAATCTTTTTGTTCGTATTGTTGGAGAATACAACGGCAATCATTATTCTCAGCTGATTTCAGAACGCAGTTGTCACAAGTCACCATACGTATCCAGTGTAAATGTTTATTTAGTTTACTCCCCCATTTGCTTGTCTTCAATGGAAATACATTCAAGATGGCGTCACTCATTGACAACTATGAGCAACAATACGCCGTTTTGACAGCTGACATTACTGCAAAAATTGGTAGAATAAGAACACAAAGTGGCAGTAAGTACGAGAAAAGCGGAATCATTGAAACAGTTTTGTCACAAGGCACTGATTGTTATTTTCAATCTGAACGTTGTCTGTCTTCTGACATTATTAAACAACAATAATCGATACACGTGACGTAATTTACAGATGAGAAAAGAGGGTTCATTCAAGATGTGGACAGGCAGATTGAGGAGGCTCAGGAATTGGTAAAAGAAAATACTAATTTTGTCTTCACGTTTAATGCAATTGTTACAAATAGTTTTAAATTGATAGCAACTGTAAGGAGTTCCAATGTTATATTTAGGGGTTAGAAATTATTCTTTGTGAAATTTTGCCTTgtcatggttactcaagcacATGAATAAAAGAATCAAgaattatttatgcattaacatTTTACGTTGAGTTTGGTTAGTAATACAAAATTGTTGATATTAattgatatttaattttatacattcaATCTGTAGCTTGAACAAATGGAACTGGAGGTTCGTGGGATGACTGGTGCAGCTCGCGATCGATTACGTGGTCGCGTAGAGAGTCACAGAGCAGAACTGAAACGATTGACACAAGAATTCCAATTAGCTAAAAAGCCAAAAGATGAGAGCATCGAAATAAACAAGGAAGATTCTTGGGAAAACAATATCACTGAGGATCAAAAGAAAAGATTATTGGATACTTCAGAGCGAATAGATCGCAGTGGAAGAACTTTGCAGAATGGTTATCGAATGGTATTAGAAACGGAAGAAATTGGTTCTCAGGTATTAAAGGAACTCCATGAGCAACGAGAAACGATTCAGAGAGGAAGAGGAAGGGTAAGATATTAATTTGAACACAACatatttaattttgataaaCTATATATTATTTTGTTAGGAAGGAAAATATAAGTTCTaccattattcattattttaatattaattattatgacTTATAATAATAAGCATATTTTATTGTTTTAGTTACGAGAGACAGATGCAGAGCTGGGACGTGGTTCTCGATTATTATCGGGAATGATATTAAGAAATCTTCAACAAAGAATTATCTTAGCAGGGGTAGCTTTAACCCTTACAATTGTTGCTTGCGTGGTCATGTATTATAGCTTTAAATCTAAAAGCTAAAGATACAATTAAAGTGATTTTTTGTTTGGGATACGGCTTGAAAGCCATATTTATTATCAGTGAGTTTCAGATGTTATCATGTCTGTTAAatgattattaaattataaattgaagGGATGTAACATATCCTTTTATTGATCTTCTCACTCGTTTGAATCATTTcatattataatttaaacgGTCTatgcttttaatttttttacgtcAATTTTGTATTGATTTAATACTGATTTTGTATCATccattaagaaacgcttaaatttGATTGTCACAAAACAGGAAAAAATAGTCTTAATGTATTATTAGTAATGAAAAAGTATGACTTGTCCAATTATAATGTCAGCAAATGCTGCTCCTAAACAGTATATATTAAAACGTGTAACAGTATTTAAAACCATGTTTATTATCTTTAAGTTATTgacgtaaattttgaaaatcaaaaaACCTGAAATTTGTTTTACATACTGTGCACATGTACAGTTGCATTTCATAAAAATAGATAATGTAAGCGTTCGAATATTCTACTTTCTACCAAATCCAAAAACCGactaattattgttattaataaaaataaacatttatagTTAAGTAATATTGTGTATCAAAATACAAGGATTGAGGATGGAGAAGACTGTAATTACACGTGAAAAGTATCGAAGGATGATTATAGTTAAGAGAAAATCAGACGCGCCTAGTAATAACTCATTTTATTACTTATAATATTGTCAATTACCTTAATAGCCTAAACGGTGCTTTTCTTTTTTGCGTCGCTATGTAATTGTGAAAATGATATAATAAAGTATCGCGGAATAACGAATATATTCGATGACGGAAGTGATTTCTGTGAATGCGACACAAAGGCATTTCGATCCTTCCTGTCTTTGCTGCTCCCAATGCTAATGAAAACAATTCAAAGTGAATGTTCAGTCTGGTCAGTCCAAATGTCGGTAAAGATCTTCAATTTGTGGCTTGAAGTATTCTTTCAACTGAGGCCGTTTTGTTTTCAATGTCGGT
This window of the Ptiloglossa arizonensis isolate GNS036 chromosome 5, iyPtiAriz1_principal, whole genome shotgun sequence genome carries:
- the Vti1a gene encoding vesicle transport through interaction with t-SNAREs 1a isoform X3, whose product is MASLIDNYEQQYAVLTADITAKIGRIRTQSGNEKRGFIQDVDRQIEEAQELLEQMELEVRGMTGAARDRLRGRVESHRAELKRLTQEFQLAKKPKDESIEINKEDSWENNITEDQKKRLLDTSERIDRSGRTLQNGYRMVLETEEIGSQVLKELHEQRETIQRGRGRLRETDAELGRGSRLLSGMILRNLQQRIILAGVALTLTIVACVVMYYSFKSKS
- the Vti1a gene encoding vesicle transport through interaction with t-SNAREs 1a isoform X1 — translated: MELLRIKCRMDVTISKDFMDKSDFRTQLSQVTIRIQCKCLFSLLPHLLVFNGNTFKMASLIDNYEQQYAVLTADITAKIGRIRTQSGNEKRGFIQDVDRQIEEAQELLEQMELEVRGMTGAARDRLRGRVESHRAELKRLTQEFQLAKKPKDESIEINKEDSWENNITEDQKKRLLDTSERIDRSGRTLQNGYRMVLETEEIGSQVLKELHEQRETIQRGRGRLRETDAELGRGSRLLSGMILRNLQQRIILAGVALTLTIVACVVMYYSFKSKS
- the Vti1a gene encoding vesicle transport through interaction with t-SNAREs 1a isoform X2, whose protein sequence is MAKADFRTQLSQVTIRIQCKCLFSLLPHLLVFNGNTFKMASLIDNYEQQYAVLTADITAKIGRIRTQSGNEKRGFIQDVDRQIEEAQELLEQMELEVRGMTGAARDRLRGRVESHRAELKRLTQEFQLAKKPKDESIEINKEDSWENNITEDQKKRLLDTSERIDRSGRTLQNGYRMVLETEEIGSQVLKELHEQRETIQRGRGRLRETDAELGRGSRLLSGMILRNLQQRIILAGVALTLTIVACVVMYYSFKSKS